In Edaphobacter bradus, the following are encoded in one genomic region:
- a CDS encoding TonB-dependent receptor has translation MKRSCLLIIALFLLVSLPGIAQTVTGAIRGIITDPTGAIVPKATVTAVNVATGVATVAQTNQAGEYAIRFLQIGQYKLAVEAPGFTTAKYGPFSLEIDQTAKIDIPLKVGATTTTVEVSDQLQPILNTEGATLGETFTENTINSIPLNGRDFSQLTVFTPGAVAPGFSSFGMSDSTERAVDANTEVSVNGNRQQSNNYLLDGQEINENINNTIGYNPSPDALAQIRVIASNANAEFGNVNGGTVLAVMKSGGNQFHGSIFAFLKNYNLDANSWSNDNNVIPVPKNSYTATQFGGTFGGPIIKDKLFFFMDYEGFRYHGAGLTTASVAPAAFRTGDLSSLISTLGIQLYDTQTIDPITGQPKAYANNKLTITNPVALYLFSHPNAYPLPNHPTSDPLGIYNNFIGPSGSFARNDQGDVKIDWHLHANDAFSFRYSQAYAQDGQTADPLPVQFPIANNYPDHFFNSNWVHTFSSAIVNSFTANYGRIRFNNGVSTDPSGIFGLTGNQRVGIPGNPQQTAGFSAQNFNGTGGTGFPSGFGTNPSPEIFIDNVFGYSDSLTWQKGRHLMKFGAEFIRYQQNSFYPGNDGELGAFNYTGGYTANPYATNSTLYPFADFLLDRVQDVQIGAVTGRTGQRQWRDGIFAQDDFKVRPNLTLNLGLRWEFDQPIYEVNNKMANINMQTKQIEHAGVGGNSRALYDSTYTQFQPRVGFAYQPMTRVVLRGGYGISSYLEGTGANLRLTQNPPFHTDFEQTGQNPSTADGYSPGVFYQASNGFPTSTVPTTTFYVWPKDLKAAITQEFSLTTEYQIGTSSSFQLGYVGIVGHHLTDPYWGNQLTSPGATAPYANIVGQGGIIKITQTESASSYNALQAVFRQHLTAGFELTANYTYSHSLTDDIGFYGVSNIYSGQYYQQNAYDMRSEWGPAGMDTRHNISVTGVYDLPFGRGKRFGATSNYIVDTVLGGWRLSGAQVYYSGFPVTVSSPANYSSTVNAFTGAARPNQLRPLKVVNRSINAYYGTAVQGTSCGPNQDDGNCVYAQQPNNAFGTVRPGSLRAPSFQNIDMTVAKKFIIWREHRVDFRADFFNAFNIADYAPPDSGMTDSNFGQITGTVSNSRSIQLALKYAF, from the coding sequence ATGAAGCGTTCTTGTTTGTTAATAATCGCGCTTTTCCTGCTGGTCTCCCTACCGGGTATAGCGCAAACCGTTACTGGTGCCATTCGTGGCATCATCACCGATCCCACTGGGGCCATTGTTCCCAAAGCAACTGTTACCGCAGTCAATGTGGCAACAGGCGTCGCGACGGTAGCACAGACAAACCAGGCCGGAGAATACGCGATCCGGTTCCTGCAAATTGGACAATATAAACTGGCCGTTGAAGCGCCAGGTTTTACTACCGCCAAGTATGGTCCGTTCTCTCTTGAAATCGACCAGACCGCGAAGATCGACATCCCGCTGAAGGTAGGTGCTACAACCACAACTGTGGAGGTATCTGATCAGTTGCAGCCGATCTTGAACACAGAAGGCGCAACTCTCGGCGAAACTTTTACTGAAAATACGATCAACAGTATTCCGCTAAATGGTCGAGATTTTAGCCAATTAACGGTATTTACACCTGGAGCTGTTGCACCCGGTTTCAGTTCCTTCGGAATGAGCGATTCAACCGAGCGCGCTGTGGATGCAAACACCGAAGTTTCTGTAAATGGCAATCGCCAGCAGTCAAATAACTACCTGCTTGACGGACAGGAAATCAATGAAAATATTAACAACACAATTGGGTACAACCCCAGCCCTGACGCATTGGCACAGATACGTGTCATCGCCTCGAATGCGAACGCTGAATTCGGCAACGTGAACGGTGGCACCGTTCTGGCAGTCATGAAGAGTGGCGGCAACCAGTTTCATGGCAGCATCTTTGCATTTCTAAAAAATTACAATCTCGATGCGAATAGCTGGAGCAACGATAACAATGTGATTCCAGTCCCCAAGAATTCATATACAGCTACACAGTTTGGGGGCACCTTTGGCGGTCCGATCATCAAAGACAAGCTGTTCTTCTTTATGGACTATGAAGGATTCCGTTATCACGGAGCTGGTCTGACGACAGCCAGCGTAGCTCCTGCAGCCTTTCGCACAGGAGACCTGTCGTCCCTCATAAGTACCCTTGGGATCCAACTCTACGATACCCAGACGATTGATCCAATAACGGGCCAACCGAAAGCATATGCAAACAATAAGCTCACGATCACAAATCCTGTCGCTCTCTACCTGTTTAGTCACCCCAACGCTTACCCGCTGCCCAATCATCCAACGAGCGACCCACTTGGAATCTACAACAACTTCATTGGACCATCGGGTAGTTTCGCCAGGAATGATCAAGGGGACGTGAAGATCGATTGGCACCTGCATGCTAACGATGCGTTCTCCTTCCGGTATTCCCAGGCATACGCACAGGATGGTCAAACAGCTGATCCACTTCCTGTCCAATTTCCGATCGCAAACAACTATCCAGACCATTTTTTCAATTCCAACTGGGTTCACACGTTCTCCTCGGCAATTGTGAATTCTTTTACAGCTAACTATGGACGCATTCGCTTCAATAACGGCGTTTCAACCGACCCTAGCGGCATCTTCGGGCTGACAGGGAATCAACGCGTAGGAATTCCCGGCAATCCGCAACAGACTGCGGGTTTCAGTGCACAAAACTTCAACGGTACCGGAGGCACTGGCTTCCCGAGTGGCTTTGGCACAAACCCCTCTCCGGAAATCTTCATCGACAACGTCTTCGGATATTCCGACAGCCTTACTTGGCAGAAGGGGCGGCACCTCATGAAGTTCGGTGCCGAATTTATTCGCTACCAGCAAAACAGCTTCTACCCCGGTAACGACGGAGAGTTGGGTGCATTCAACTATACGGGCGGCTATACCGCCAACCCGTATGCGACTAACAGCACGCTTTATCCCTTCGCCGACTTCCTGCTAGACCGAGTTCAGGATGTCCAGATCGGTGCCGTGACTGGAAGAACCGGACAACGCCAATGGAGAGACGGCATCTTTGCTCAGGACGATTTCAAAGTGAGGCCGAATCTCACCTTGAATCTCGGTCTCCGCTGGGAGTTTGATCAGCCCATCTATGAAGTCAATAACAAGATGGCCAACATCAACATGCAGACAAAGCAGATTGAGCATGCTGGTGTTGGCGGAAACAGCCGCGCTCTATACGATTCCACCTATACTCAGTTTCAACCGCGAGTGGGTTTTGCCTATCAGCCAATGACGCGGGTGGTGCTCCGTGGCGGCTACGGAATATCAAGTTACCTCGAGGGCACGGGCGCAAATCTGCGGCTGACCCAAAACCCACCCTTCCACACGGATTTTGAACAGACCGGTCAGAATCCGAGTACCGCAGACGGCTACTCACCAGGCGTGTTCTACCAAGCATCGAATGGGTTCCCGACAAGCACTGTGCCTACCACCACGTTCTATGTATGGCCTAAAGATCTCAAGGCGGCCATTACCCAGGAATTCAGCCTGACAACTGAATATCAAATTGGAACCTCGTCATCATTTCAGTTGGGCTATGTCGGTATCGTCGGACACCATCTTACGGATCCGTATTGGGGCAATCAACTCACGTCACCCGGTGCTACTGCTCCATATGCCAATATTGTGGGACAGGGTGGCATCATCAAGATTACTCAGACGGAATCCGCCAGCAGCTACAACGCCTTGCAGGCTGTCTTCAGGCAGCACCTCACTGCGGGCTTTGAGTTGACCGCTAACTATACCTACTCCCATTCGTTGACAGATGACATCGGCTTCTACGGAGTAAGCAATATTTATAGTGGCCAGTACTATCAGCAGAACGCATACGATATGAGATCGGAGTGGGGGCCAGCTGGCATGGACACCCGCCATAATATCTCCGTCACTGGCGTGTATGACCTTCCCTTTGGCCGGGGGAAGAGGTTTGGCGCCACCTCAAATTACATAGTTGACACTGTACTCGGCGGCTGGAGGTTGAGCGGTGCCCAGGTCTATTATTCTGGATTTCCAGTCACTGTCTCTTCGCCGGCAAACTACTCAAGCACGGTGAATGCTTTTACCGGCGCGGCACGCCCCAACCAACTCCGTCCGCTGAAGGTCGTCAACCGTTCCATCAATGCTTACTACGGCACTGCGGTACAAGGTACTTCCTGCGGTCCTAATCAGGATGATGGAAACTGCGTCTATGCCCAGCAGCCCAACAATGCCTTTGGTACGGTTCGCCCGGGCTCACTCCGCGCTCCTAGCTTCCAGAACATTGACATGACGGTTGCAAAGAAATTCATAATCTGGCGTGAGCATCGCGTGGATTTCCGCGCTGATTTCTTCAATGCCTTCAACATTGCCGACTACGCTCCGCCAGATAGTGGTATGACTGACTCCAACTTCGGCCAGATCACTGGCACTGTAAGCAACAGTCGTTCCATTCAGCTAGCACTGAAATATGCATTCTAG
- a CDS encoding metal-dependent hydrolase family protein, whose amino-acid sequence MKPILFRGASVWDGSGAAAFPADVLVEGSRIKTIARAPGHPNVDGALVIDAKGRTLMPGLVEGHAHISFGGAVNDSDLGNIPPEEHVLLTMRNAKTLLDHGFTSCYSAATSKLRLDVVIRNEVNAGRLPGPRIRAASPEITVTGGLGDERKAHMYYESFGLIADGKEEIKKAIRLCCREGVDNIKVNISGDDLSPAAHGGLTVMTEEEVQTAVNTARDFGKKVNCHARAAEAVKRAVRCGVDVIYHCESADEEAIDMLESAKDRIFVGPAIGIIYGTLYEGEPFGFRRDSEIGRTMERVIESTAAVYTELRKRGVRILIGGDYGFAQSPQGDNARDLKHFVDLLGFSPNEALQCGTRIGGQVMGLGNELGQIKEGYLADLLLVDGDPLEDLDVVVHEKNLHVIMKEGALYKDCSATAVIEHTLVAQ is encoded by the coding sequence ATGAAACCAATTCTCTTCCGCGGCGCCAGTGTTTGGGATGGCAGCGGCGCGGCCGCGTTTCCGGCCGATGTGCTTGTCGAAGGTAGCAGAATCAAGACTATTGCCCGGGCGCCAGGCCATCCCAACGTAGATGGAGCCTTGGTCATCGACGCGAAAGGCCGGACCCTGATGCCAGGCTTGGTGGAAGGTCATGCGCATATTTCCTTTGGCGGAGCTGTCAATGATTCCGACCTTGGGAACATCCCTCCCGAAGAGCATGTATTGCTCACCATGCGGAACGCGAAGACGCTGCTCGATCATGGCTTCACCAGCTGCTATAGCGCTGCCACCTCCAAGCTGCGGCTCGATGTCGTTATCCGCAATGAAGTGAATGCAGGCCGCCTGCCCGGGCCGCGTATACGCGCCGCAAGCCCGGAGATCACGGTGACCGGCGGTCTCGGCGATGAGCGCAAAGCACACATGTACTACGAGAGCTTTGGGCTGATCGCCGACGGCAAGGAAGAGATCAAGAAGGCGATTCGTCTCTGCTGCCGTGAAGGCGTCGACAATATCAAGGTGAATATTTCGGGCGATGATCTCAGCCCGGCCGCCCACGGCGGCCTCACCGTGATGACCGAGGAAGAGGTACAGACGGCCGTCAATACTGCGCGCGATTTCGGCAAGAAGGTCAACTGCCACGCCCGTGCGGCAGAAGCGGTGAAGCGCGCCGTCCGTTGCGGTGTGGATGTAATCTATCACTGCGAATCTGCGGACGAGGAAGCGATCGATATGCTGGAATCCGCGAAGGACCGGATCTTTGTGGGACCCGCGATTGGGATCATCTATGGCACGCTCTACGAGGGTGAGCCGTTTGGCTTTCGTCGCGATTCTGAGATTGGACGAACTATGGAACGCGTCATCGAGTCCACTGCCGCCGTGTATACAGAGCTGCGCAAGCGAGGCGTACGCATTCTCATCGGAGGAGACTACGGATTCGCCCAATCGCCTCAGGGTGACAATGCGCGAGACCTCAAGCATTTTGTCGATCTCCTCGGCTTCTCACCGAACGAAGCGCTGCAATGCGGCACACGCATTGGTGGGCAGGTAATGGGCTTGGGCAACGAACTCGGCCAGATCAAGGAAGGCTACCTGGCAGATCTGCTTCTGGTGGATGGGGATCCGTTGGAAGATCTTGACGTCGTTGTGCATGAGAAAAACCTGCACGTAATCATGAAGGAAGGTGCGCTTTACAAGGACTGTTCCGCCACTGCCGTTATCGAACATACGCTTGTGGCTCAATAG
- a CDS encoding GntR family transcriptional regulator, with protein sequence MNKESSANMTQGAYEALRADLLACRIVPGRKLKIQELCGRFSVSLGAIREALSRLTAEGLVVAEPQRGFRAAPISAADLTDLTMVRIEIDSLCLRRAIQFGDVDWEARLVAAAHRLARTRERASDDPARLSEEWVEAHAAFHLALVDGCDSLWLLHLHNLLYAQSERYRRLSVPFSTKSRNVDEEHRAIVSATLARDAEAAVRLLASHLGATTRILLDAEVEGRKLLEDVQESVNNTAIRRSMPIGIPASDANSILHTSSKP encoded by the coding sequence ATGAACAAAGAGTCTTCAGCGAACATGACCCAGGGAGCCTATGAGGCCCTGCGCGCAGATCTGCTCGCTTGCCGCATCGTTCCCGGGAGAAAGCTGAAGATCCAGGAGCTGTGCGGTCGGTTTTCAGTCAGTTTGGGAGCAATTCGCGAGGCATTGTCGCGCCTGACCGCCGAGGGCTTGGTAGTCGCCGAACCGCAGCGGGGTTTTCGTGCTGCCCCCATTTCAGCAGCCGATCTCACGGATTTGACGATGGTGCGTATCGAGATCGATAGCCTCTGCCTCAGGCGGGCGATTCAGTTCGGCGACGTGGATTGGGAAGCGCGGCTAGTCGCGGCGGCGCACCGGCTGGCACGCACACGCGAACGTGCTTCAGACGATCCCGCGCGCTTAAGTGAAGAATGGGTGGAAGCACACGCAGCATTTCATCTCGCGCTGGTGGATGGCTGCGATAGTCTCTGGCTATTGCATCTGCACAATCTTCTGTATGCACAGAGCGAGCGCTATCGGCGGCTATCGGTGCCCTTCTCCACCAAAAGCCGTAACGTGGACGAGGAGCACCGGGCCATCGTAAGCGCCACGCTAGCGCGTGACGCTGAAGCCGCAGTGCGGCTGCTCGCGTCACATCTGGGCGCCACGACTCGCATCCTGCTGGATGCGGAAGTAGAAGGACGAAAGCTGCTGGAAGATGTGCAGGAAAGCGTCAACAACACTGCTATCAGGCGAAGCATGCCGATTGGTATTCCAGCCTCGGACGCAAACAGCATCCTGCACACATCTTCCAAGCCATGA
- a CDS encoding glycoside hydrolase family 9 protein gives MFGVTRSILIACCATAFGITLSAQNAENTLNRITVLVDQVGYETNAPKLAIIRGSSSNHPTEFSLQDEVSNKTVLTGALSSAGKVAHWSGTYWIADFSGWKQTGHYALRIRSEAGEVTSCAFVIDDNLLERSTLSDVIYYFKGQRSTGLIDRADSHLKLPPGQTGFVDAHGGWYDATGDYGIHLSHQNPTSYFNPQQMPLVAWTLLKSYESLVVRKDDNFSEYERRILDEGLFGADYLTRIKRPGGSFYESITAPGREKLAQDRAIGNPNWRTQIKKNDTDSTEVGSANRPHSYEASFRAGGGMSIAALALAGTMPIDGDIPRATYLRTAEEAFAFLDAHNRELLNDGNENILDDYCALLAATELYRATHKDAYRTAAKRRAENLLQRLTTANGHRDYWRADDGIRPFFHPSDAGLPVVSLLEYATIAPEDDRVRVLEAVRRSLDSEMETTAEVNNPFGYARQLVRFGNGQVRTAFFFPHDTEAAPWWQGENARLASLASAARLAAPYFGGDPAFHARLEEYAWNQLHWILGRNPFDASMLGGSGHNQAPYMFFRSYKYANAPGAIVNGITSALNDPDGIAWNEGFAITGKDEDWRWSEEWLPHAAWYLYAISLPHE, from the coding sequence ATGTTTGGAGTGACCCGAAGCATTCTCATCGCCTGCTGCGCGACTGCTTTCGGCATCACTTTATCCGCCCAGAACGCTGAGAACACTTTAAACCGCATCACTGTCCTCGTCGACCAGGTCGGCTATGAAACCAATGCGCCCAAACTCGCCATTATTCGCGGAAGCTCAAGCAATCACCCAACGGAGTTTTCTCTGCAGGACGAAGTTTCCAATAAGACAGTTCTCACTGGCGCGCTGTCCTCCGCTGGAAAGGTTGCGCACTGGAGCGGCACCTATTGGATCGCTGATTTTTCTGGGTGGAAGCAGACCGGACACTACGCGCTTCGCATACGGAGCGAAGCAGGCGAGGTGACTTCATGCGCTTTTGTGATCGATGACAATCTGCTTGAGCGCAGCACGCTTTCCGATGTTATCTACTACTTCAAAGGCCAACGCTCCACTGGTTTGATCGATCGCGCCGACAGCCATCTAAAGCTGCCTCCAGGGCAAACTGGATTTGTCGATGCACACGGCGGATGGTATGACGCAACGGGAGATTATGGCATTCATCTCTCGCATCAGAATCCGACCTCATACTTCAATCCACAACAGATGCCGCTCGTGGCGTGGACGCTGCTCAAGAGCTACGAGTCGCTCGTCGTGCGCAAGGACGACAACTTCAGCGAATACGAGCGGCGCATTTTGGATGAGGGCCTCTTCGGCGCTGACTATCTAACACGCATCAAGCGCCCCGGTGGGTCCTTTTACGAGAGCATCACCGCGCCCGGCCGCGAGAAGCTCGCGCAGGATCGCGCAATCGGCAACCCCAACTGGCGCACACAAATCAAGAAAAACGACACCGACTCCACCGAGGTCGGCAGCGCAAACCGGCCGCACTCCTATGAGGCAAGCTTTCGCGCCGGCGGTGGCATGTCCATCGCGGCACTCGCACTGGCCGGCACCATGCCAATCGACGGGGACATCCCACGCGCGACCTATCTTAGGACAGCCGAGGAGGCCTTTGCCTTTCTCGACGCGCACAATCGCGAGTTGCTCAACGACGGCAACGAGAACATTCTCGATGACTACTGCGCACTGCTGGCCGCCACCGAACTCTACCGCGCCACGCACAAAGATGCTTATCGAACCGCAGCGAAACGCCGCGCCGAAAACCTGCTTCAGCGCCTCACCACCGCCAACGGCCACCGCGACTACTGGCGCGCGGATGATGGGATACGTCCCTTTTTTCACCCCTCCGATGCTGGCCTGCCCGTCGTCAGCCTTCTGGAATACGCAACAATCGCGCCTGAGGATGATCGTGTTCGAGTCCTTGAAGCAGTGAGACGCTCGCTCGACTCGGAGATGGAGACCACCGCCGAGGTCAATAACCCCTTCGGCTATGCGCGTCAACTGGTGCGTTTTGGAAATGGGCAAGTGCGTACTGCATTCTTTTTTCCTCATGATACTGAAGCCGCACCGTGGTGGCAGGGCGAAAATGCGCGTCTGGCTTCACTCGCCTCTGCTGCGCGCCTCGCGGCTCCCTACTTCGGTGGCGATCCAGCCTTCCACGCTCGCCTTGAGGAGTATGCATGGAATCAGTTGCACTGGATACTCGGACGCAATCCCTTCGATGCCAGCATGCTGGGTGGCAGCGGCCACAACCAAGCCCCCTATATGTTCTTCCGCTCGTACAAATACGCCAACGCTCCAGGAGCGATCGTCAACGGCATCACTAGCGCGCTCAACGATCCTGATGGAATCGCATGGAATGAAGGCTTCGCTATCACCGGCAAGGATGAAGACTGGCGCTGGTCAGAGGAGTGGCTGCCCCACGCAGCCTGGTACCTCTACGCCATCAGCCTGCCGCACGAGTAA
- a CDS encoding YncE family protein: MRPQSIQKTLLRVATGTAILTVPLLVFKSTAQEPEARGQLISPYAIVANRATGKVYAVDSSAGVVTVIYASSNATATISAGKEPVSLAINEATNTIYVANVGSGTVTEIDGATDVPRATIDVGHLPYAIAVNPKTNRIYVSHTFSDALTVVDGATRDVVQVKAGSADAIAVNAKTDKVYLLGYEGTQLTVLDGASNAQSKITTGGHVWGFAINESTGKMYVTHIGTNALQAIDLATGKSTDIPTGKMPCAVQINLATNRVYAVNYGDDSVTVVDGNNDAAIATIQTGEGPQAIAVDAKANKVYIANTYSNTVTAIDGATNTVTATMTTGEHPFGLAVDAASGHLYSENFGDLKPGSTPATLSLDILASTPH, translated from the coding sequence ATGAGGCCGCAATCGATTCAAAAAACGCTCTTGAGAGTTGCGACGGGAACTGCCATCCTTACGGTCCCGCTACTGGTGTTCAAGTCAACGGCGCAGGAGCCGGAGGCGCGAGGCCAGTTGATCAGCCCATATGCGATTGTTGCGAACCGGGCGACGGGCAAGGTATACGCAGTGGATTCGTCGGCCGGAGTGGTCACGGTGATCTACGCGTCGAGCAATGCCACGGCTACAATTTCCGCAGGTAAGGAGCCGGTTTCACTTGCCATCAATGAGGCGACCAACACCATCTACGTTGCAAATGTGGGCAGCGGTACGGTGACTGAAATTGATGGCGCGACGGATGTGCCGCGCGCAACGATTGATGTTGGGCATCTCCCTTACGCGATAGCTGTAAATCCCAAGACCAACAGGATCTACGTCTCGCATACCTTCAGCGATGCACTGACGGTCGTCGACGGAGCGACGCGCGACGTAGTGCAGGTGAAAGCTGGCTCAGCTGACGCAATTGCGGTCAATGCAAAAACCGATAAGGTCTATCTTCTCGGCTATGAAGGCACCCAGTTGACAGTGCTGGACGGCGCCAGCAACGCGCAGTCGAAGATCACCACTGGCGGCCATGTGTGGGGATTTGCTATCAACGAGTCGACAGGCAAAATGTATGTGACGCACATAGGAACGAATGCGCTACAGGCCATCGACCTGGCTACCGGCAAGAGCACGGATATTCCAACGGGCAAGATGCCGTGCGCTGTTCAGATCAATCTCGCAACCAATCGCGTTTATGCCGTGAATTACGGCGACGACAGCGTGACTGTTGTGGATGGCAACAATGATGCAGCGATTGCCACCATCCAAACCGGGGAAGGGCCACAGGCCATAGCCGTCGATGCAAAGGCGAACAAGGTCTATATTGCGAATACGTACAGCAACACGGTCACAGCGATCGACGGCGCTACAAATACTGTCACTGCGACGATGACTACGGGTGAGCATCCGTTTGGGCTTGCGGTGGATGCGGCCAGCGGACATCTCTACTCAGAGAACTTCGGCGATCTAAAGCCAGGCTCGACTCCGGCGACGTTGAGCCTCGACATTCTTGCGTCGACTCCGCACTGA
- a CDS encoding ThuA domain-containing protein translates to MMLIAFATTCMLRAQNPAPKFRVLAIAEAGGIHRPFVDAAMAWLAKEAKEDKLSIDYIENTDKIDDAFLAQYQLFIQLNYPPYGWKPTAVAAFQRYIDEGKGGWIGFHHATLLGEFDGYPIWPWFQDFMGGIRFKSYIATFVSGKVNVEDKAHPAMKGLPPSFEIKDEEFYTYDKSPRPNVHVLASVDENTYTPDSKIKMGDHAVIWTNQSKKARNIYIFMGHRPEHFQNPAFTQLFRNSILWAASQ, encoded by the coding sequence ATGATGCTGATTGCATTCGCAACCACTTGTATGCTGCGTGCTCAGAATCCCGCTCCGAAATTTCGCGTCCTCGCCATCGCCGAGGCCGGCGGCATACACAGGCCCTTCGTCGATGCGGCGATGGCTTGGCTCGCCAAAGAAGCAAAGGAAGACAAACTCTCTATCGACTATATCGAAAATACGGATAAGATCGACGACGCATTCCTGGCGCAATACCAGCTCTTTATCCAGCTGAACTATCCGCCCTATGGCTGGAAACCCACCGCCGTTGCCGCATTTCAGAGGTACATTGACGAAGGCAAGGGGGGATGGATCGGTTTTCATCACGCAACCCTGCTCGGCGAGTTCGACGGCTATCCCATCTGGCCCTGGTTTCAGGACTTCATGGGCGGGATTCGATTCAAGAGCTACATCGCCACCTTTGTCTCCGGCAAGGTCAATGTCGAAGATAAAGCGCACCCCGCGATGAAAGGTCTGCCGCCTTCTTTCGAAATCAAGGATGAAGAGTTCTACACCTACGACAAATCGCCCCGTCCCAACGTACATGTATTAGCAAGTGTGGACGAGAACACCTATACGCCAGACAGTAAGATCAAGATGGGCGATCACGCCGTGATCTGGACCAACCAGAGCAAGAAGGCGCGTAACATCTATATCTTCATGGGGCATCGTCCTGAGCACTTCCAAAACCCCGCATTTACTCAGCTCTTCCGCAACTCCATCCTGTGGGCGGCCAGCCAATGA
- a CDS encoding ThuA domain-containing protein, whose product MGGQPMKRCLLAALFAPVLALALAAQTPADPSIHVLALYSTNVEPDHVDFARGALAFLTTIAARDHFAVTPSTNWGNLNDATLKQYQLVLWLDDSPHSEQQRTSFEKYMASGGGWMGFHAAGYNDRDTKWPWFVDFLGGAVFYTNSWPPLPAKLIIDDPRHPVAKGLPATFVSPANEWYIWRPSPRLNTNVKVLATLGPSNYPLGFKDVLLSGDLPVMWTNTKFRMIYTNMGHGNKSFDSSTQNQLFENCLVWLGSNGKNK is encoded by the coding sequence GTGGGCGGCCAGCCAATGAAGCGATGTCTGCTGGCAGCTCTCTTTGCGCCGGTACTGGCCTTGGCACTCGCGGCCCAGACACCCGCCGACCCGTCAATCCATGTGCTTGCGCTTTACTCAACCAATGTGGAGCCGGATCACGTTGATTTCGCACGTGGGGCGCTAGCCTTTCTTACAACCATTGCTGCCCGGGATCATTTTGCCGTTACACCCTCGACCAACTGGGGCAACCTTAACGACGCGACGCTCAAACAATACCAACTTGTTCTTTGGCTTGATGACTCTCCGCACTCCGAACAGCAGCGCACCAGTTTCGAGAAATACATGGCTTCAGGCGGAGGCTGGATGGGCTTTCATGCCGCGGGTTACAACGATCGCGATACCAAGTGGCCCTGGTTTGTCGACTTTCTCGGAGGTGCAGTTTTTTACACCAACAGTTGGCCTCCACTTCCGGCGAAGCTGATCATCGACGATCCTAGGCATCCAGTCGCCAAGGGACTGCCTGCCACCTTCGTGTCTCCAGCTAACGAATGGTATATCTGGCGGCCAAGCCCACGCCTCAACACCAACGTGAAAGTGCTTGCCACGCTTGGTCCCTCGAACTATCCGCTAGGATTCAAGGACGTTTTGCTCTCGGGCGATCTCCCGGTCATGTGGACTAACACGAAATTCAGGATGATCTATACGAATATGGGCCACGGAAACAAGAGTTTTGATAGCTCGACGCAGAATCAACTCTTCGAGAACTGCCTCGTCTGGCTTGGATCGAACGGTAAGAACAAATAG